From Acidobacteriota bacterium, a single genomic window includes:
- a CDS encoding NAD-glutamate dehydrogenase encodes MIDKTERMEEVLALVRAKAPAEQRATLERFVNAYYDQVAPEDLIERRADDLYGAALSLWNFARKRMPGQPKVRAFNPTVEEHGWQSTHTVIEVVNNDMPFLVDSVTMEINRHSQMLHLIIHPILRVRRQAEGELTALVNADEKEARAESFMHVEVDRLVAPQQLAQLAEDVLKVLGDVRVAVEDWPKMMAQVNAVLEEIEQRNPPVAPDESAEGKAFLRWLADDHFTFLGYRCYDLTQVNGEDALSIVPESGLGILREREGHEVSGQPSILPANQRAFARLPRLVFVTKANSKATVHRSAYLDYIGVKRFNERGEVCGEHRFLGLFTSTAYSAEPEFIPYLRRKTANVIARSGIAPGSHAGKTLLDIIENYPRDELFQIGEMELLKTVTAIVHLGERQRLRLFVRRDPFDRFISCLIYAPRENYNTDLRQHWQRILQQAFNGTGTDYNALLSQQSVLVRTLITVRTTPGLIPDYDIADLERRLILAARRWEDDLQDALREALGEARGGALFQRYQHAFPAAYSEDFAARSAVPDIQRVERLLAGEPFSLSLYRPLEAAPNTLRFKLVHKGKPVALSDSLPMLECMGLRVLDERPYHLSLAGEETVWIHDFGLMSQRADFDLEIEQLHEIFEDAFSRIFRGEIERDDFNRLVIAARLPAEEIVILRAYAKYMRQIGFPLSQSFIEATLANNAALAQHLIALFKLRFDPAQAGAFSETAEGELIKEIRAALEHVQNLNEDRVLRQYLNLIRATTRTNFWRVDGLHGPAGKRRSFLSFKFDPSKVPGLPEPKPMFEIFVYSPRFEGVHLRGGKVARGGLRWSDRPEDFRTEILGLVKAQMVKNTVIVPVGSKGGFVLKRPISPADREAWLKEGVECYKDYLRALLDLTDNRVQTQIVPPPQVRRHDPDDPYLVVAADKGTATFSDYANAMSREYGFWLDDAFASGGSAGYDHKGMGITARGAWESVKRHFRELGVNTQTTAFTVTGIGDMSGDVFGNGMLLSKHIRLLAAFDHRHIFLDPNPDAALSYVERERLFNLPRSSWADYNADLISAGGGIYPRTAKSIPLSPEVKQALGIEADELTPTELVNAILKAPVDLLYNGGIGTYVKSTRETHAQAGDRANDAVRVNGNELRCKVVAEGGNLGCTQLGRIEYALNGGRINTDAIDNSAGVSTSDHEVNIKILLALVMAAGELTEKQRNALLAEMTDEVAVHVLRDNYSQTQWLSISGRQAFAQLDAQQRFISFLGKQGRLNRKIEFLPSDEELAERRAKQLGLTSPERAVLLAYSKIWLFDELLASPLPDDPWVATALERYFPKALRERYADYMPKHPLRREIIATHVTNSMLNRVGGTFVHQLMETTGFSPAEIVRAYLLAREVFRVVPLWLEIQELDNQVADEVQAELVTEVGRVLMRATAWFLRSRRLGEDMAANIAHFGLGIEALADVLLNVIDPAERAQIDALVARYKECGVPEALAMRVACRAPLFATLDIVEVVGSSQQPVERVARVYFDLATKLELPALREQIAALPGDQHWQALARGAMLEDLTSLQRTITGEVLSGYGAAADPAALVNAWQTSNQRALERTQQLLAELKNASAMDVSMLSVALRELRHLA; translated from the coding sequence ATGATTGATAAAACCGAGAGAATGGAAGAAGTCCTGGCGCTTGTCCGCGCCAAAGCGCCTGCCGAACAACGCGCCACACTCGAACGTTTCGTCAATGCGTACTATGACCAGGTGGCGCCGGAAGATTTGATCGAACGGCGGGCCGATGATCTGTATGGCGCGGCCCTTTCGCTCTGGAATTTTGCGCGCAAACGCATGCCAGGGCAGCCCAAAGTGCGCGCCTTCAACCCGACCGTCGAAGAACACGGCTGGCAATCCACCCACACGGTGATCGAAGTCGTCAACAACGATATGCCTTTTCTGGTGGATTCGGTGACGATGGAAATCAACCGCCACAGCCAGATGCTGCATTTGATCATTCACCCGATTTTGCGCGTGCGCCGTCAGGCCGAGGGCGAACTGACCGCGCTGGTCAACGCAGATGAAAAAGAGGCACGGGCCGAATCGTTCATGCACGTCGAAGTTGACCGGCTAGTCGCGCCGCAGCAATTGGCGCAGTTGGCCGAGGATGTCTTGAAAGTGCTGGGCGATGTGCGCGTCGCGGTCGAAGACTGGCCGAAGATGATGGCGCAGGTCAACGCCGTGCTCGAAGAGATAGAGCAGCGCAACCCGCCGGTCGCGCCGGACGAAAGCGCCGAGGGCAAAGCCTTTTTGCGCTGGCTGGCCGACGATCATTTCACCTTTCTGGGCTACCGCTGCTACGACCTGACCCAGGTCAACGGCGAAGATGCCTTGAGCATTGTGCCTGAATCCGGGTTGGGCATTTTGCGCGAACGCGAAGGGCATGAGGTTTCCGGCCAACCTTCCATTTTGCCCGCCAATCAACGCGCGTTCGCCCGTTTGCCGCGTCTGGTGTTTGTGACCAAAGCCAATTCCAAGGCCACGGTGCATCGTTCGGCCTATCTTGATTACATCGGCGTCAAACGCTTCAACGAACGGGGCGAGGTGTGTGGCGAGCATCGGTTCTTGGGGCTGTTCACCTCGACAGCCTATAGCGCCGAGCCGGAATTTATTCCGTACTTGCGCCGCAAAACGGCCAACGTCATCGCGCGTTCAGGCATTGCGCCCGGCAGTCACGCCGGCAAGACCTTGCTCGACATCATCGAAAATTATCCGCGCGATGAGTTGTTCCAGATCGGCGAAATGGAGTTGCTCAAAACCGTCACGGCCATCGTGCATCTGGGCGAACGCCAGCGCTTGCGTCTGTTTGTGCGGCGCGATCCGTTCGACCGGTTTATTTCCTGCCTGATCTATGCGCCGCGCGAAAATTACAACACCGATTTGCGCCAGCATTGGCAGCGCATTTTGCAGCAGGCCTTCAATGGCACGGGCACCGATTACAACGCCTTGCTCTCGCAGCAATCCGTGCTGGTGCGCACGCTGATCACGGTGCGCACGACGCCGGGGCTGATTCCCGACTACGACATCGCCGATCTCGAACGGCGCTTGATTTTGGCGGCACGCCGTTGGGAAGACGATTTGCAGGATGCCTTGCGCGAGGCGCTGGGTGAAGCGCGCGGCGGCGCCTTGTTCCAGCGGTATCAACATGCTTTTCCGGCGGCGTATAGCGAAGATTTCGCCGCGCGCAGCGCCGTGCCCGACATTCAACGCGTCGAACGTTTGCTGGCGGGCGAACCGTTCAGTCTCTCGCTTTACCGTCCGCTCGAAGCCGCGCCCAACACGCTGCGCTTCAAACTCGTGCACAAAGGCAAACCGGTCGCGCTCTCTGACAGCTTGCCGATGCTCGAATGCATGGGCTTGCGCGTGCTGGATGAGCGGCCCTACCACCTGTCGTTGGCAGGCGAAGAGACCGTCTGGATTCACGATTTCGGCCTGATGAGCCAGCGCGCCGATTTCGATTTGGAAATCGAGCAATTGCACGAAATCTTTGAGGACGCCTTTAGCCGCATCTTTCGCGGCGAGATCGAGCGCGATGATTTCAACCGCCTGGTCATCGCCGCGCGCCTGCCGGCAGAAGAGATCGTGATCCTGCGTGCTTATGCCAAATACATGCGCCAGATCGGCTTCCCGCTCTCGCAAAGCTTTATCGAAGCCACGCTCGCCAACAACGCCGCGTTGGCTCAGCATTTGATTGCGCTCTTCAAACTACGCTTCGATCCGGCGCAAGCCGGCGCGTTCAGCGAAACAGCCGAGGGCGAATTGATCAAAGAGATTCGCGCGGCGCTCGAACATGTGCAAAACCTGAACGAAGACCGTGTGCTGCGCCAATACCTCAACCTGATTCGCGCCACCACGCGCACCAATTTCTGGCGCGTGGATGGTCTGCACGGGCCAGCGGGCAAACGCCGCAGCTTCCTCTCGTTCAAATTCGATCCGTCAAAAGTGCCGGGCCTGCCCGAACCGAAACCGATGTTCGAGATTTTCGTTTACTCGCCGCGTTTCGAGGGCGTGCATTTGCGCGGCGGCAAGGTGGCGCGCGGCGGTTTGCGCTGGTCGGATCGCCCCGAGGATTTCCGCACCGAAATTCTGGGCCTGGTCAAAGCGCAGATGGTCAAGAACACCGTCATCGTGCCCGTCGGTTCGAAAGGCGGCTTCGTGCTCAAACGTCCCATCTCGCCCGCTGATCGTGAAGCGTGGCTGAAAGAAGGCGTCGAGTGTTACAAAGATTATCTACGCGCCCTGCTCGATCTGACCGACAATCGCGTGCAAACCCAGATCGTGCCGCCCCCGCAGGTGCGCCGCCACGACCCCGATGACCCTTACCTGGTCGTCGCGGCGGACAAGGGCACCGCGACGTTTTCGGATTACGCCAACGCCATGAGCCGTGAGTATGGCTTCTGGCTGGACGATGCTTTTGCGTCGGGCGGCTCAGCTGGTTACGACCACAAAGGCATGGGCATCACCGCGCGCGGCGCTTGGGAATCGGTCAAACGCCACTTCCGCGAATTGGGCGTGAACACGCAAACGACCGCTTTTACCGTCACCGGCATCGGTGATATGTCGGGCGACGTCTTCGGCAACGGCATGCTCTTGTCGAAACACATTCGTTTGCTGGCGGCTTTCGATCATCGCCACATCTTCCTCGACCCCAATCCTGACGCAGCCCTGAGTTATGTCGAACGCGAACGGCTCTTCAATCTGCCGCGCTCGTCGTGGGCCGATTACAACGCTGACTTGATTTCAGCAGGCGGTGGCATCTACCCGCGCACCGCCAAATCCATCCCCCTTTCGCCTGAAGTCAAACAGGCGCTCGGCATTGAAGCAGATGAATTGACGCCGACCGAACTGGTCAACGCCATTCTCAAAGCGCCGGTGGATTTGCTCTACAACGGCGGCATCGGCACCTACGTCAAGTCTACGCGCGAAACGCACGCGCAGGCAGGCGACCGCGCCAACGATGCCGTGCGCGTCAACGGCAACGAATTGCGCTGCAAAGTCGTGGCCGAAGGCGGCAATCTCGGTTGCACGCAGTTGGGCCGCATCGAATACGCCTTGAATGGCGGGCGCATCAATACCGATGCGATTGATAACTCGGCGGGTGTCAGCACGTCCGACCACGAGGTCAACATCAAGATTCTGTTGGCGCTGGTCATGGCCGCAGGCGAGTTGACCGAAAAGCAACGCAACGCTTTGCTGGCCGAGATGACTGACGAAGTTGCCGTGCACGTGTTGCGCGACAACTATTCGCAAACGCAATGGCTCTCGATTTCGGGCCGCCAGGCGTTCGCGCAACTCGACGCGCAACAGCGTTTCATCAGCTTTCTGGGCAAACAGGGCAGGCTTAATCGCAAGATCGAATTTCTGCCCAGCGACGAAGAACTGGCCGAACGCCGCGCCAAACAGCTTGGCCTGACCAGTCCCGAACGCGCGGTCTTGTTGGCCTACAGCAAGATTTGGTTGTTCGATGAATTGCTGGCCTCGCCGCTGCCCGATGATCCCTGGGTGGCGACGGCGTTGGAGCGTTACTTCCCGAAAGCCTTGCGCGAGCGTTATGCGGATTACATGCCCAAACATCCGCTGCGGCGCGAAATCATCGCCACGCACGTTACCAACAGTATGCTCAACCGCGTCGGCGGCACCTTTGTGCATCAGTTGATGGAAACGACCGGTTTCAGCCCGGCGGAAATCGTGCGCGCCTATTTGCTGGCGCGCGAAGTCTTTCGCGTGGTGCCGCTCTGGCTGGAAATTCAGGAACTCGACAATCAAGTCGCCGATGAAGTGCAAGCCGAACTCGTGACCGAAGTGGGCCGTGTGCTGATGCGCGCGACCGCCTGGTTCCTGCGTTCACGCCGCCTGGGCGAAGACATGGCCGCCAACATCGCTCACTTCGGCTTGGGCATCGAAGCCCTCGCCGATGTCTTGCTGAACGTGATTGACCCGGCGGAACGGGCGCAAATTGATGCGTTGGTCGCACGTTACAAAGAGTGCGGTGTGCCAGAAGCGCTGGCCATGCGCGTCGCTTGCCGTGCGCCGCTCTTTGCCACGCTCGACATCGTCGAAGTCGTGGGCAGCAGCCAGCAACCAGTCGAACGCGTCGCGCGGGTCTATTTCGATCTGGCGACAAAACTCGAATTGCCCGCCTTACGCGAACAGATTGCGGCCCTGCCCGGCGATCAGCATTGGCAGGCGCTGGCGCGCGGCGCGATGCTGGAAGACCTGACCAGTTTGCAACGCACCATCACCGGCGAAGTGCTCAGTGGTTACGGCGCCGCCGCCGATCCTGCCGCCTTGGTGAATGCCTGGCAAACCAGCAATCAACGCGCGCTCGAACGCACCCAACAGTTGCTGGCGGAACTCAAGAACGCCTCGGCGATGGATGTTTCCATGCTGTCGGTGGCGTTGCGCGAGTTGCGGCATCTGGCCTGA
- a CDS encoding Rpn family recombination-promoting nuclease/putative transposase, which translates to MAQAREYDNLLKYLAERYPAPLASWLLGKPVTKVRLLKSELSLQPIRADAVHLLEIDDEILHLEFETDPSDSEPPLPLRQLDYFVRIYRRERKPVQQVVIVLAETNATIPAEFRVGDTWHRYRVVRMWEQDAAPLLAHPGLWPLAVLARSVERERLLVEIADKVSTIADESQRNELTAAAGILAGLRFDRELVHHIFRRDIMMQSVIYREILEEGQQIGEQRGLQIGEQHGRVAIIQRQLTRRFGPLPTEVAARLSTLSLAVLDQLADALLDFKSVDDLRHWLTQH; encoded by the coding sequence ATGGCGCAAGCGCGCGAATACGACAACCTGCTCAAATATCTGGCCGAGCGCTATCCGGCTCCGCTGGCTTCGTGGTTGCTGGGCAAGCCCGTCACCAAGGTGCGGTTGCTCAAAAGCGAATTGTCGTTGCAACCCATCCGCGCCGATGCCGTGCATCTGCTCGAAATTGACGACGAGATTCTGCATCTCGAATTCGAGACTGATCCGAGCGATAGCGAGCCGCCATTGCCGTTGCGCCAGCTTGATTACTTCGTGCGCATTTATCGCCGCGAACGCAAACCCGTGCAGCAAGTCGTTATTGTGCTGGCTGAAACCAACGCGACGATCCCCGCTGAGTTTCGCGTTGGCGACACCTGGCACCGCTACCGCGTGGTGCGCATGTGGGAACAGGACGCCGCGCCGTTGCTGGCGCATCCGGGCTTGTGGCCGTTGGCGGTGCTGGCGCGCTCCGTTGAACGCGAAAGGTTGCTGGTAGAGATCGCTGACAAAGTGAGTACAATAGCGGACGAGAGCCAGCGCAATGAATTAACGGCGGCGGCTGGCATTCTGGCGGGCTTGCGGTTCGACCGGGAATTGGTTCATCACATTTTTCGGAGGGACATCATGATGCAATCTGTGATTTATCGCGAAATTTTGGAAGAAGGACAGCAGATTGGCGAACAACGCGGCCTGCAAATTGGCGAACAGCATGGCCGTGTGGCCATCATCCAGCGGCAATTGACGCGCCGGTTCGGCCCCCTGCCGACAGAAGTGGCAGCGCGATTATCAACGTTGTCATTGGCCGTACTCGACCAACTCGCGGATGCTTTGCTTGATTTCAAATCCGTAGACGATCTCAGGCACTGGCTGACACAACACTAA
- the glpK gene encoding glycerol kinase GlpK, whose translation MPNYILALDQGTTSSRAILFDHAGSIVSVAQQEFPQIFPRAGWVEHNPEDIWHSQINCARQVLKQADANAEDVAAIGITNQRETTVVWNRQTDRAIHNAIVWQCRRTAPMCDKLKQEKFDRVIRRKTGLVTDAYFSGTKVAWLLDNVKGARQQASKGNLAFGTIDTWLINRLSKGQAHVTDVSNASRTLLYDIRKQGWDKEILDKLNIPASLLPTVKSSSEVYAQTDPELLGAPIPIAGIAGDQQAALFGQACFKPGMMKNTYGTGCFLLMNTGTSANASKNGLLTTIAWRTGGATQYALEGSVFVAGAAVQWLRDGLGIITNAADTEALATSVSDNHGVYFVPAFVGLGAPYWDQDARGAIVGLTRGATRAHIARAALEAMAYQTRDVVECMQKDSGIKAKELRVDGGATRNDFLCQFQADILGIPVVRPFVTETTALGAAYLAGLAVGFWKNEKEIAQQWQVEKRFEPKMKKSERDRLYTGWQAAVARARS comes from the coding sequence ATGCCCAACTACATTCTCGCCCTCGATCAAGGCACTACTTCGTCGCGCGCCATCCTGTTCGATCACGCGGGCAGCATCGTGAGCGTCGCGCAACAGGAATTTCCGCAAATTTTCCCCCGCGCCGGCTGGGTCGAGCACAACCCCGAAGACATCTGGCACTCGCAAATCAATTGCGCACGCCAGGTGTTGAAACAGGCTGACGCCAACGCCGAAGACGTCGCCGCCATCGGCATCACCAACCAACGCGAAACAACAGTCGTCTGGAACCGCCAAACCGATCGAGCCATTCACAACGCCATCGTCTGGCAATGCCGCCGCACCGCCCCGATGTGCGACAAACTTAAACAGGAAAAATTCGACCGCGTCATTCGCCGCAAAACCGGCTTGGTGACGGATGCTTACTTTTCCGGCACCAAGGTCGCGTGGCTGCTCGACAACGTCAAAGGCGCGCGCCAACAGGCCAGCAAAGGTAACCTCGCCTTTGGCACGATTGATACTTGGCTGATCAATCGGCTGAGCAAAGGCCAAGCGCATGTCACCGATGTCAGCAACGCCTCGCGCACACTGCTCTACGACATTCGCAAACAAGGCTGGGACAAAGAGATTCTAGACAAACTCAACATCCCCGCCTCGCTGCTGCCCACGGTGAAATCTTCGTCTGAAGTCTATGCCCAGACCGACCCCGAATTGCTCGGCGCTCCCATCCCGATTGCCGGTATCGCGGGCGACCAACAAGCCGCCCTCTTCGGCCAAGCCTGTTTCAAGCCGGGCATGATGAAAAACACTTATGGCACCGGCTGCTTCCTGCTGATGAATACCGGCACGAGCGCGAACGCCTCGAAAAACGGCCTGCTCACGACCATCGCCTGGCGCACGGGCGGCGCAACGCAATACGCGCTCGAAGGTTCGGTGTTTGTTGCGGGCGCGGCGGTGCAATGGCTGCGCGATGGCCTGGGGATCATCACCAATGCCGCTGACACCGAAGCGCTGGCGACGTCGGTCAGCGACAACCACGGCGTCTATTTCGTCCCAGCCTTTGTCGGCCTCGGCGCGCCGTATTGGGATCAGGACGCGCGCGGCGCGATTGTTGGTCTCACGCGCGGGGCTACGCGAGCGCACATCGCCCGCGCGGCGCTCGAAGCGATGGCCTACCAAACCCGCGATGTCGTCGAATGCATGCAAAAAGATTCCGGCATCAAGGCCAAAGAACTGCGCGTGGATGGCGGCGCAACCCGCAACGACTTCCTCTGCCAATTCCAAGCCGACATCCTCGGCATTCCGGTCGTGCGTCCATTTGTAACCGAAACGACGGCGCTGGGCGCGGCCTATCTGGCAGGCTTGGCCGTTGGTTTCTGGAAGAACGAAAAGGAAATCGCCCAGCAATGGCAGGTCGAAAAACGCTTCGAGCCAAAGATGAAGAAGAGCGAGCGCGACCGCTTATACACAGGCTGGCAGGCGGCGGTGGCGCGTGCGCGCAGTTGA
- a CDS encoding DUF11 domain-containing protein, whose product MLKQRRHLVKLLKSTWTAALLCGLAVVVLLAGSRFGLFTSARAAAEQDGSPDALWQDVAEAAIVNAQPGRRVAQAEQQSRLRAYRTVRLNQERLGELLRQAPMEFTDAAKTAATIMTLPLPDGTFARFRIEEAPMMEPDLAALHPEIKSYRGRGLDDPTATARFGISSEGFHAQVLSAHGAIYVDTYLPGEREYYISYNKQDYASADDGFRCGTPNGSLAERTAPTRINAAEVVSGDTLHIYRLALAATGQYTNVFRQSGDTDAQARNRVFAMMMRTMTRVNGIFEHEISVSLTLTRNDAIIFTDPLTDPYPDRRDGNGNLVNDTDTNAPSDPDDLTVMGRQNQTTLDRVIRSENYDIGHVFGTGSGGNAGDIGTVCGAVKGAAFTARRDPTGDPFDVDFVAHEMGHQFGANHTWNAAGSAATTGSCSVGGRAGADRPARGRAAYEPGSGSTIMSYAGICNSADLQPHSDDYFHTRSLEQIIDFIGTTCTHTIMRSGNHPPTVNAGLDKTIPQQTPFTLTVAEYRDPDTGGSDVVVTPSFCWEQYSLGAASPPDDDDGARPIFRSRPPVNSLSRTFPDPQYILNDPEGNDFNVPPVRNAAGFLVGESLPTRARSGDNARFRVTARDNQGGIATDEMRVNITTTSGPFVVTEPNTPAFWPVGSTQTVTWGVANTNNAPVNCRNVNILLSTDGGQTFPFVLAENTPNDGSQAITVPNRLTTQARIKVEAVGNIFFDISNNNFEIVGADLTLTKAGMPDPVVTGPATRLTYTIRVTNQGPADATYVVLTDVLQTTTNFVSCQATNGGVCEGAGNNSRVTFASLPVGTTATVTLLVNANCSLVDGATIRNTAHVESLTVGDPDPSNNSATVSTKASNPPPVISNAAVDKPLLSPDDQLKRVTVNYVATDNCEPPPPACSLSVTIGEELNPAVMRPPGDDAVVLDRHTVLLRAEPDHDCPRFYDIAITCRDNVGATSVQKVRVKVPRPRT is encoded by the coding sequence ATGCTCAAACAAAGAAGACACCTCGTGAAGTTGCTCAAGTCCACCTGGACGGCCGCGCTGCTGTGCGGTCTGGCTGTCGTTGTCCTGCTGGCGGGTTCAAGGTTCGGTCTGTTCACCAGCGCACGGGCCGCCGCCGAGCAAGACGGTTCTCCGGACGCCCTCTGGCAAGATGTTGCGGAGGCCGCTATTGTCAACGCGCAACCCGGACGGCGCGTTGCACAAGCGGAGCAGCAAAGCAGGCTGCGCGCCTACCGCACCGTGCGTTTGAATCAGGAGCGGCTGGGAGAACTGCTCCGGCAAGCGCCAATGGAATTCACCGACGCGGCCAAAACGGCGGCGACGATCATGACGTTGCCGCTGCCGGATGGGACGTTCGCGCGCTTTCGGATTGAGGAAGCGCCGATGATGGAGCCGGATTTGGCGGCGCTGCATCCGGAGATCAAGTCTTACCGGGGGCGCGGGCTTGACGATCCAACAGCAACTGCTCGGTTCGGAATATCATCCGAAGGTTTCCACGCGCAGGTACTCTCCGCACACGGCGCGATCTACGTTGACACCTATCTGCCGGGTGAGCGTGAGTATTACATCAGCTACAACAAACAGGATTATGCGTCCGCCGACGATGGATTTCGCTGCGGAACGCCGAACGGAAGCCTGGCTGAGCGCACCGCGCCGACCAGAATTAACGCTGCCGAGGTCGTGAGTGGTGACACGCTGCACATTTACAGGTTGGCGTTGGCTGCAACCGGGCAATACACGAACGTGTTCCGCCAGAGCGGGGATACTGATGCGCAAGCGCGCAATCGGGTCTTTGCGATGATGATGAGAACGATGACGCGCGTGAACGGCATTTTCGAACACGAAATCAGCGTGAGCCTGACGCTGACGAGAAACGATGCGATCATCTTCACCGACCCGCTGACGGATCCATATCCCGATAGACGGGACGGCAATGGCAATCTCGTCAACGACACCGATACTAACGCGCCTAGCGATCCTGACGACCTCACCGTTATGGGCCGACAAAATCAGACTACTCTCGACCGTGTTATCCGCAGCGAGAATTACGACATTGGGCATGTCTTCGGCACAGGCTCTGGCGGGAATGCCGGTGACATAGGAACAGTTTGTGGCGCGGTGAAAGGCGCGGCTTTCACCGCGCGCCGCGACCCAACCGGTGATCCATTTGATGTGGATTTTGTCGCGCATGAGATGGGGCATCAATTTGGGGCCAATCACACTTGGAATGCGGCTGGCAGCGCAGCAACAACAGGCTCTTGCTCAGTTGGCGGGCGCGCCGGAGCGGATAGGCCAGCCAGGGGAAGGGCAGCCTATGAGCCGGGCAGTGGCTCAACGATTATGAGTTATGCGGGAATCTGTAACAGCGCCGACTTGCAACCACACTCAGATGATTATTTCCATACCAGAAGTCTGGAGCAGATCATTGATTTCATTGGAACCACCTGCACGCACACGATCATGCGGAGTGGCAATCATCCGCCTACTGTCAATGCCGGACTGGACAAAACGATTCCGCAGCAAACGCCTTTCACGCTGACGGTGGCGGAGTATCGCGATCCTGATACTGGTGGCAGCGATGTAGTTGTTACACCCAGTTTTTGCTGGGAGCAATACAGTCTGGGCGCGGCCTCGCCACCGGATGATGACGACGGTGCCCGCCCGATCTTTCGCTCGCGTCCGCCGGTTAATAGCCTCTCGCGCACTTTTCCCGATCCGCAATACATTCTGAACGATCCGGAGGGCAACGACTTCAATGTCCCGCCCGTAAGAAACGCTGCCGGTTTTCTCGTTGGCGAATCCCTACCCACCAGGGCCAGAAGCGGCGACAACGCGCGTTTCCGTGTAACAGCGCGTGACAACCAAGGCGGCATTGCAACTGATGAAATGCGGGTGAACATCACGACTACGAGCGGGCCTTTTGTTGTCACTGAACCTAATACTCCCGCCTTCTGGCCGGTTGGCTCGACGCAAACCGTGACCTGGGGTGTCGCCAACACCAACAACGCGCCGGTCAATTGCCGCAACGTCAACATCCTGCTTTCGACCGACGGTGGCCAAACCTTTCCCTTCGTGCTGGCTGAAAACACGCCGAACGACGGCAGTCAGGCCATCACCGTCCCGAACAGATTGACCACACAAGCGCGCATCAAAGTCGAAGCTGTGGGCAACATCTTCTTCGATATTTCGAATAATAACTTTGAAATCGTCGGCGCCGACCTGACTTTGACGAAAGCAGGCATGCCTGATCCAGTAGTGACAGGGCCGGCAACCAGACTGACCTACACGATTCGCGTAACCAATCAAGGCCCAGCCGATGCAACATACGTCGTGCTGACGGATGTGCTGCAGACAACGACTAACTTCGTCTCTTGCCAGGCTACAAATGGTGGCGTCTGTGAGGGCGCGGGCAATAATAGCAGGGTAACTTTCGCCTCGCTGCCCGTCGGCACGACGGCTACGGTAACGCTGTTAGTGAATGCCAATTGCTCTTTGGTGGATGGGGCGACCATTCGTAACACAGCGCATGTCGAGTCATTGACAGTCGGAGACCCCGATCCGAGTAACAACTCCGCCACAGTCAGCACAAAAGCTTCAAATCCGCCGCCCGTCATCAGCAATGCCGCCGTGGACAAGCCCTTGCTCTCGCCCGACGACCAATTGAAGCGCGTGACGGTGAATTACGTCGCCACGGACAACTGCGAGCCGCCACCGCCCGCGTGTTCCCTGTCCGTCACCATCGGCGAAGAACTCAATCCGGCAGTCATGCGGCCGCCGGGCGATGATGCCGTGGTGCTGGATCGGCATACGGTGCTGTTGCGCGCCGAACCGGATCACGATTGCCCGCGCTTTTACGACATTGCCATCACCTGTCGTGACAACGTCGGCGCGACCTCCGTGCAGAAAGTCCGCGTCAAGGTGCCGCGCCCGCGCACTTGA